The following is a genomic window from Saccopteryx bilineata isolate mSacBil1 chromosome 4, mSacBil1_pri_phased_curated, whole genome shotgun sequence.
ATTTGGAGGAGAAATTTCAAGGACAGAATAAGTGCAAAATGCCTGTGAAACATGTAAAACTTAAAGTCCTTTTCAAGAACAGGGAAATAACCCAAGGGTGTATCAACAGAGGAATGGTTTGAGAATGAAGGAGGGGATAATTATATTCTCTCCATGCATTGGCCTGACCGCTGCCAACTAGGTGAGTGGTGAGTGAAGGACCTGTAGTGATGTCCCATTGGGAATACTGAGTTGCCCAGGACAAAAAAGAGATGGCAAAGGGGCAGGTGAGGGGACCACTGTACATCTCTGAGGATAAAGGGGACGGCATGTTTTCTGCAGCCCTGGGAGACTGAAGTGGGATCTGTATTTACCTGCTTTAGTAAGAGGTTTCAGCTTCTGAACACAAGTGCTTGGTCATCAGAGCTATCCAAAAATTGAGTAGGCTACAGTTGGAGTGGTGAGCTTCCTGTTATCAGAGGTATGTAAGAAAAGATGGGAATGGTGTGGAGGGATCCTAGCTTCCAAGGTTTTTAAAATCCCAGTCAGCCCTCAGTTCTTGGCTCTTCTCTGCTGCTAAAGCAAGCACAGGGCACAGCCCCAACTTCCTCTCCCTCACGCTCCCTGACTTGCCCAGGTGTCTTGGGCGTTATTCACAGCACTTCCGTCCCAGAGAACTGCTGTAGTGAGCTGCACCACAagcccctgcccctggccccTATGGGTAAGGGGTACAGAGTGAGACGGAAACCTCACACACCAGAGGAAGCACACACCTAGTGCTTCCTGGCTAATTCAGACCCAGCAGCTAGCTAGACGACCATGACAAACGGTTTTCCTGAGTCTGTGCCTTCATCTGGAAAGTGAAGATAATAGTAGTAAACAAAGTTCTAAGCCTAACCAGGGGAGGcattctccttcccccacccccaatttaGATAGCCCCTGCTCTGAGCCaggactattctttttttttttttttttctgaagctggaaacggggagagacagacagactcccgcatgcgcccgaccgggatccacctggcacaaccaccaggggcgacgctctgcccctccggggtgtcgctctgccgcgaccagagccactctagtgcctggggcagaggccaaggagccatccccagcgcccggaccatctttgctccaatggagcctcggctgcgggaggggaagagagagacagagaggaagggggggggtggagaagcaaatgggcgcctctcctatgtgccctggccgggaatcgaacccaggtcccccgcacaccaggccgatgctctaccaccgagccaaccggccagggccaagactattctttttttttttttttttttcatttttctgaagctggaaacagggagagacagtcagacagactcccgcatgcgcccgaccgggatccacccggcccgcccaccaggggcggtgctctgccccccagggggcgatgctctgcccatcctgggcgtcgccatattgcgaccagagccactctagcacctgaggcagaggccacagagccatgcccagcgcccgggccatctctgctccaatggagccttggctgcgggaggggaagagagagacagagaggaaagcgcggcggaggggtggagaagcaaatgagcgcttctcctgtgtgccctggccgggaatcaaacccgggtcctccgcacgctaggccgacgctctaccgctgagccaaccggccagggccaagactattCTTGATGTAATGGAACAAAGAACACCTCCTTCCCTTGTGAAGTTTACGTTCTGTTGGGAAAAGAGTCAGGACAATTGATACAGACAATACACGAAACCTGTCTAGCAAGAGACTCTCAACAAGTGACCTTCCTGGGAACCAGGGACGTGAGCAGCACATCCCAGCCTGTGGTGGAGCAAGGTCGATCATAGCTGGAGAACGTGGCGTAGACAGTGACTCTATCTGGGTGGGAGTGCGGGGACAAAGAGATGTTGCTTGAAAGTTCCCGGGGCTCAGCCGTCTGAGTGCTCATTCTTACCAATGCCCCACACTTACTCTTTGACCCTGGGCTTAGCCCATAGCCCATTTTTTGAGACGCATGCTGTGTGATAAGGGTACCTTAGTGAGCTGAAAAAGGTTCCTGCCAGCTTTCCCCCTGCCTGGACCTTACTGTATAGTGGGGGCATCAGGCAGAAAGTACATGAAATAACAGGAGAGAAAGAAGCGtttggaagaaaatgaaacaaaatgtctTGGGTGAGGAGAGTGATCAGGGTGGACCTCTCAGAGGACCTCTCAGTTGTGTTGGAGCTGAGGCCTTGAAGGACAGGAGGACCTGGGCAGAGTCTTCTAGGAAGAGGGCATAGCAGGTGCCAAAAGTCCTGGAGCAGGGAGGAACCTAGATGGCTCTGTGAAGTGCCTGCACAGTGCAGCACCTGTCACTCAACACCAGTTAGCTACTGTTACTATGTGATTGACCATTGCTGAATATCTTGAAGCCAATACTGGAGTATTGTAACAGCCCTTTATGAAATGAGTGAAAATGCAGGATTTTATCTACGCTTTCCTCGTCGCTGTGTAAACTGCATACTCCCTTTGGAGGGGTGGGAAGATGTGAGGTCTTTTCAGATCTCCTGGAGTTGTCTGTCACCGGTTGGTATAGCCAGTCACCCTTGTCCTGCAGAACCTCAGAGGTTGGCCGGAAGCGGAAGGCAGAGGAAGATGCGGCGCTGCAGGCCAAGAAGGCCCGTGTGTCAGACCCCGTTAGCAGCTCAGAGAGCTCAGAGGAGGAGGAGTCAGAAGCGGAAACAGCCAAAGCTGGTACGAACCTCGTGTGCTGGTTACTACTGGGATGGGGGCATCATTGGTGCTTGAGGGGGCTTAGCCCAGGGCCCGGCAACTTTCAGGAATAGGCTATAGGTATTGGGTTATTCCAGGGGGTCCCACCTCCAGCGTCTCCTTCAGTGAGCCCTGGGAAAACCAGAACCTTCCTTGGGGAAGATCGGAAGGGCCTACCTATCTGTTTAGGTATCTTTTTGAGCCCTTCCTCTGTATTGAACATTGCTCGGTGCCTTCTTGGTAGCATGAATCAGGACTGCAAGCCAGTCCTGACTTTTTGCTCTGGGGGCTTCAGCATCTCATTAGCAGGGACTTCATCGAGGGGCCATGTAGCTTTCATTTTGCCTCTGTGCTCCCAGTGGGCGTGGCTAGCACCACACGAGTTCTTCCCACGAATCAGGGTTCAGGCTcagctccttctccagcactgggCAGCCCCACCAGTCCTTAAGTGAGCAGCTGAAACCTGTCTGCTGTTCTTAGATGAGAAAGCTCGCCTGGCTCACCCAGCGGGTGTTTGTGTCTTGCAGCTCCAACGCCAACGTCCACCAACTCCTTAGTCGCAGGGGCAGTTTTGCCATCAAGcataaaagaaaaagccaagGTGAGTGGGACCAAGCTATTACCCATAAGAGTTAAAGTGCCCTATAGGGGACAGTCTCGACCTTTGTCAGAGAAGGATAAAGTTATATGAGTAATTGCCTAACCTGGATTCAAATCTCATCCCCTAAGTTACCAGCTCTGTGATCTTGGTGAGTCCTATCACTActatgaacctcagtttccttttctgtaaaaataattatgaaataatgataataaccaCAACAAACTAGAAGTCACCACCTAGCCGTTAACAACTGTGTTCCCAGTATGGTAACCTggttctctccccacctctgaaGGGAGGCACCATGTTTAGCCCCACTTCATAGGTGAAGAAACAGAGGCCTAGGGAAGTGCTTTGTCCAGACTCACACGCTCAGAAGTCGTAGAGCTGAGTTCAGATGTGGTCTGTTCTTCGTTCACTGGCTGCACCCGAGTGTACCTGTCACTTGTTCTCTGTAGGCAAAGACCGAGAAAGTCAACAAGACAGTGAACTCCACGTCACACCCGGTCCCCGGGAAGGCAGTGGCCCATCTCCTCTCTGGGAAGTCTCCCAGAAAGTCAGCAAATACCATCTTGGCCTCAGAAACTGCGTCGTCAGGCAGCGTCCCAGGCCTCAGGACCATTGCCAAGCCTGGTGAGAAGCACCGAGTGTGGGCTGGGTGCAGGCCTGGGGACTGCTTTGTCCGACTCGGACGCTCTGGAAGTCAGAGGCTTGTCTCCATGCAAGGAGGGCCCCCTACCTCAGACCATTTTCCCCTCCCCTTGTTGAGGGAGAGTCAGCCACAACAGCACCAGGCTTTGCCGAGTTGAGCAGCATGGAGGGTGGGGGAGCATTTTCTGGTTATTGCGCCCAGGTGGGTACAAGGCCCACCTCGGAGGCTGAGACTAAACTGAGAGGCCTGGGTTTGCCTCTTTCTCGTGTGAAatgcctgtgtgccctgcctgcctCTGCAGTGGCGGAAGGAGATCTTTCTAAGCTGGCACATGTGTTGGAACCTATTATGCCTTACGAGGGCCTCGGAGGTGAACGGAAATAGGGGCACGAGTGGAACACACCTCAGCTGTGGGTCTTCCAGGGCCGGTAGAGCTGCAGTGAGGCGAGCGCTCGGCagctggccctggtcagttggtgtGGTAGGGTCTGGGAAGGTGGCCTTCAGCCCTCCCTGTTCATCCTTCAGGAGTGGCATCAGCGGGCCAGGTCGAAAGCTCCAGCGAGGACACCTCCAGCTCGAGTGATGAGATGGACGTGGAGGTAATCATGACCCATCCCCAGGAACTGCCCTCTGCAGACCTTTGACCCTCCCTCCCGGGAGCCTGGCTTCGCAGACCAGTGGGACCAGACAGTTCATCAAGTGTTTCAGGGTGACTGGGAGCTGGAAAGGCTGAGGCCTGGGGAACGGGGGCggtggggggtaggggagagCCAGGTGCTGCTCATTACAGCTGGGCCTGAGAAGGGGCTAGAGTTGTTGCGGGGAGACCCTATCCTGCCTGTGAGACGAAAGCTTCCTGGGAGAGGTGTcactggagcagggccttgacaCATAGAGCCCTTCATCAAGCGAGGGATATAAGGGGAAGGTGCTCACACAGGAAGAGCTGCATGAGCAAAGGCCCAGGGGCAGGAGGGTGGCCATCCTGGGGTGCAGTCGGGGGGAGTGGGGTGAGCCCACTGGCAAATGCCAGTCCAAGGCACCTGGCCAGAGATGGGGAGGTCTTAGTCTGTGGGCTTGTCTCTTCTCTGAATTGTGACCTGAGGGTCATTTCTTGCTGTGCATCTGCCAAGTGCCCAGCCTAGGTGCAGTGGTGAGCAAGACGGGCAGGGTTCCTGTCGCTCTGGGGCCACGGATGGTCCCTCTGAGGTTTAACTACAGTAGTGATGGTTACTAGGAAGGGGAAAGGTAGAGAGCCATGAGGGGCAGTGACGGGAGCATGATGTAGTCAGAGGTGACAGCATGgccagagacagggacagagttcGGTGCTTTTAAGGAACGCTGACCTACATTgtgagtggggaggagagggatgtaAGGTAGGTGGGGTCATCGGGCCAGATCCACTGCTGGCCATGAGGACCTCCGGCAGGAGTTGGGGTTTTATTCTCGGGGCTGTGAGAAGCCATTGTAGGGTTTCACGCACAAAGGCAAGATAACCTGATTTATGTTTCATGAAGTTCACTGGTTGTATTCTGGTTTGGAGGACAGAATGAAAATAGACCGTTGAGGGGCTGTTGGAGAAGTGCTGGCGGCTGGCACCAGGGGCCCTGTAGAAAGATGTTGGAAGGGGAACTAGCAGGATTCAGGCATTGATTGGCCTGGTGCCTGGAGTACTTCCCACCTGTCCTCCTGCCTCTCGTGGTCACCGtctccccacctccatccccacCTCTGGGCCCAGCCACAGCTAGCCATGAGGCTGCCCGGGAAACCAGCAGTTAAACACGTGGCCTCAGTGGGCAGAGGCCGGTGCAGGGCTCCAGCAGAAGGAGTTTGGGGTTGAGAGGATGGCTGCCGCAGAGCCCCAGGGCCCAGTGATGTCTCACTGATAGCGTGGGTGGAGGTAGGGCCCTGCCTGCGGGGAACGTCGGACCTTTAGAAGTCTAAGGAAGCCTAGAGGGGGAAGGCCCGTGCCCAAGGTACACAGCAAGCCAGTGACAAGGTTGCTTTTCAGTCACAGGCCTCCTGGCCCTTGGGACGACCACCGTGACCTGATACTGGAGTTGAAGAGGCAGACGGGAGGGCTTTCCATTTGGGGAAGGGCTGCCCCTTGTGCTGGACCCTGTGTGCTAGGTGGCAGAGGGGCACAGTGGTTGAAAGTTCTGTCCCCAAAGCTACACAGACATGGGTTCCATGCACAGTTCTGTCTCTTAATATTGGTCCTGAGTGGGTTAACCTCTCAGAGCCACTTGTTCTTTTCTGGGAAGCAGGTCTAACAGTGGTGTCTGCCGCGAGTTGTTTGAGAGGGCTTTATAAACCATGAAGTGGCGATCCCCTTCTGGGGTAAAGATGATTGACTATTCCTTCCCTAATTCTGTCCTCTTGTTCCAGGCGAAACTCTCAGCaaaaccaccacaggtcaaagcCTCACCAGTCCCGCCCAAAGAGGTGCCAGGCAAAAGGGCAGCCCCCGCTCCTGGAAAAGCAGGGAATGTGACACCTCAAGTCAGAGGAggtgcccccaccccagctgaCAGGGCCAAGAAGCCCGAAGAGGACTTGGAGAGCAGCGAGGAGGACACCGAGAGTGAGGAAGAGGCCCCTGCAGGGAAACCCGGCCAGGTGAGGCCCCCACGGCCCTGGCTATGTAATGAGCACCTCCTGCCAGAGAAGACTCTCCTTGGAGCGGGTCAGCCATACACGGTGCCTGTGCTCACAGCTTTCTCGGGGATGGGGCAGCCCAGCTGGGCCACGCTGTGACGCCCTGTGTGCAGGGCTGTGGTGGGCCAGTGCAGGAGCATCAGGGACAGCCGCCAGAAGGAAGGAACTGTTGTCTGTCTGGGACCCAGAGGATGGTGTGGTGCCAGGGCGTGTAACACCTCGGGAATTAAAGCGTGTGGAACTGATAGGCCTGGTCAGAGCATCAGTCACGGGAGAGCCCCACTGAGGCCGCAGCCTTACCCTGAAGGTGTCGCCAGGGGGTCTTCAGGAAGAAGGGAATAAATTGCCCTTTCTCTTTTACTAGGTGAAGGCCTCAGAGAAAATTGTCCAGGTCAGAACATCCtcagcccccgcccccgccaagCAGTCCCCCAGGAAAGCGGCTGTCCCAGCACCCCCTGGGAAGGCAGGGCCTACGGTTGCCCAGGCCCAGGCAGGGAGGCCGGAGGAGGACTCGGAGAGCAGCAGCGAGGAGTCGGACAGTGACGGGGAGGCTCCGGCTGCCCAGACCGCACTGCAGGTGAGACCTGGGCAGGAAGAGCCTGCAGCCTGTGCCGCTCCCCAGAGCACCTGCGGGGGACTTGGTCTCCCAGTGGACGAGAGCATGGACGTGTGTGTGGGGCTGTGGGGTGTTGTCACCCTATGGGGGTCTCTTGTCTCCTCACATCCACTGCCTGCCCTGATTGTGCTTCTCTAGGTCCAAGCAAAGCCCTCGGGGAAAACGCCCCAGGTCAAAGCTGCCTCAACCCCCGCCAAGCCGTCCCCCAGGAAAGCGGCTGTCCCAGCACCCCCTGGGAAGGCAGGGCCTGCGGCTGCCCAGGCCCAGGCAGGGAGGCCAGAGGAGGACTCGGAGAGCAGCAGCGAGGAGTCGGACAGTGACGGGGAGGCTCCAGCTGCCCAGACCGCATTGCAGGTGAGGACTTGGTCTCCCAGTGTACGAGAGCCCTGGCGTGCTCAGAGCCCTGTCCCACCTCTCTCAGTGTGGTGTGTGGGGCTGTGGGGTGTCGTCACCCTATGGGGTCTCCTGTCTCCTCACATGCACCCTCCAACTGCCTGCCCTGATTCTGCTTCTGTAGGTCCAGGTGAAGCCCACGGGGAAAACGCCCCAGATCAAAGCTGCCTCAGCCCCCGCCAAGCCGTCCCCCAGGAAAGCGGCTGTCCCAGCACCCCCTGGGAAGGCAGGGCCTGCGGCTGCCCAGGCCCAGACAGGGAGGCCAAAGGAGGACCCGGAGAGCAGCAGCGAGGAGTCGGACAGTGACGGGGAGACACCGGCTGCCCAGACCGCACTGCAGGTGAGACCTGGGCACGGAGAGCCTGCAGCCTGTGCCGCTCCCCAGAAGGCCTTCCGAGGACTTGGTCTCCCAGTGGACGAGAGCCCCGGGTGTGCTCAGAGCCCTGTCCCACCCCTCTCAGTGTGCTGTGTGTGGCTGTGGGGTGTCGTCACCCTATGGGGTCTCCTGTCTCCTCACATGCACCCTCCAACTGCCTGCCCTGATTCTGCTTCTGTAGGTCCAGGTGAAGCCCACGGGGAAAACCCCCCAGGTCAAAGCTGCCTCAGCCCCCGCCAAGCAGTCCCCCAGGAAAGCGGCTGTCCCAGCACCCCCTGGGAAGGCAGGGCCTGTGGCTGCCCAGGCCCAGGCAGGGAGGCCGGAGGAGGACTCGGAGAGCAGCAGCGAGGAGTCGGACAGTGACGGGGAGGCTCCGGCTGCCCAGACCGCACTGCAGGTGAGACCTGGGCAGGGAGAGCCTGCAGCCTGTGCCGCTCCCCAGAGCACCTGCGGGGGACTTGGTCTCCCAGTGGACGAGAGCCCCGGCGTGCTCAGAGCCCTGTCCCACCTGATTGTGCTTCTCTAGGTCCAAGCAAAGCCCTCGGGAAAAACCCCCCAGGTCAAAGCTGCCTCAGCCCCCGCCAAGCAGTCCCCCAAGAAAGCGGCTGTCCCAGCACCCCCTGGGAAGGCAGGGCCTGCGGCTGCCCAGGCCCAGACAGGGAGGCCGGAGGAGGACCCGGAGAGCAGCAGCGAGGAGTCGGACAGTGACGGGGAGACACCAGCACCTGTTACCTCAAACCTGGCTCAGGTGAGGCTGGAGGACACTACCTGGCCTGTGTGCTGGCTGCGGGGCTTCTCCCCCACTGCACCTAGAGCCCTGGCTTCCCATTTACCCTCCTCGCCTTCAGTCTCACCTCACACACATTCCCTCTGTGAGCCCCCCGCCCTAATCCTGGCCTTTGTCACTCCCAGGCAAAGCCTTTAGGGAAAAACTCCCAGGCCAGAGCCGCCTCAGCCGTGGGACCCTCTGGGCGAGGCACTGTCCCAGCAccccctgggaaggcaaggtctGCAGCCACCGTGGCCCAGACCTGGAAGAGCAGCAGCGAGGAGGAGTCAGACAGCGAGGGCCGGCCACCGGCCACTGTGGCCTTGGCCCAGGTGGGGTCCCTGCCTGTAAGGCCTTTCTTCCCCTACCCCCTACAGTGacagcctcctccctctctgctcaCTGCGACCGCTTGCCCTCGGTCTCTTGTGTCCCTGCACACAGACGCTTTGGCTCCCTCCCCTGATCCTGAGTGTCTCATCCCAGGCACAGTCTTCTGGAAAGGCTCTCCAGGTGAGAGCTGCCTCAAGTTCCAGCAAGGGGCTCCATCAGAAGGCAGGGCCTGCAGCCACCCAGGTCAAAGTCAAAAAGTCCAAGGAAGCCTCGGCAAGCATCAAGGAGGAGTCCAACAGTGAGGTGGAGGAATCTGCGGCCATGCCTTCAGCCCAGGTGAGGCCGCGACACGGCCTGACCCTGAGTGACCCATACCCTGACCCTGAGTGACCCACACTGGGCAGCTCCCACAGGGAGCTGTGGGGAAGGACAGCAATGAGCTTCACCCTAGGACAGATGGAGGCTAGGAATGCAGGATTCTTCTCTAGCTTCTAACTTCTGTGTCCTCTCAGTCAAAAGCAGCCATGAAAACTCCTCAGACCAAGGCCTCCCCAAGGAAGGGCACTCCCATTACCCCTGCATCTGCCAAGGCCCCCCCAGTGCAGGTGGGCACACCAGCCCCTTGGAAAGCAGGAGCAGCAGCTTCGCCAGCCTGCACGTCATCCCCAGCTGTGGCCAGGAACGCCCAAAGGCCAGAGGAGGCCTCTTCAAGCAGCGAGGAGTCAGAGAGTGAGGAGGAGACGGCTCCTGCCACAGCAGGGAAACAGGTGAGGACAAGGGTGCTTCACTGACTCAGGGCCAGCCCCCCATGGTCTTTGGGGTTCCTGTGACAGTCCTCTCTCATGCCATTACAGGCTAAGCCTTTGGGGAAAAGCCTCCCAGCGAAAGCTGCCTCGGCACCCCCAAAAGGGCCCTCGGAACTAGGAACCACCCCGGTACTCTCTGGGAAGGCACGGCCTACAGAGGCCCAGGTCAAAgctgagacacacacagactcagAGAGTAGTGAGGAAGAGTCAGACAGCGAAGAAGCCACCTCGGCTCTAGCCCAGGTGAGGCCTAGCACAAGCCAGCCCATCCATccccctcagtgcctgggccagggctgagaatggGCTTCTCTGGGCTCTGTCATCACAGAAGTCTTGGGCAGCCTCAGCTCAGCCTCATTCCCCACTTTTGCTCTATCCCCTGCCCATCAGGGCTCCTGCGTGGCCTTTTGAATTCCCACTAATGTCCCCTTTGCTTTCCGTAGGTTCTGTTGAGTAGCTTGTCAGCCAGGTACTCTCCTCTCTGGGGCTCCCGTGGCCCTGCCTTCGGGTTTCAGCCTGGGAGGGGGGTGTGGGCCTGTACGCAGGTGATTCCAGCATGGTGGGGTCGGGCAGCGGTAGGGGGTGCGTGCCTGGGCTAATAGAGCGTGGCAAGTGACAGCATCCAGGGCTTTCTCCCGAGGGGAGGCCTCTGGGAGGAAGTGGCATCGAAACTGGGCTGAGCTGGCCAGGTGACAGTGGGGTGTTCCAGAGAAACCCCAGCCTCTGCCAAgcccaggggtgggagagtgcCCGGCCTGGGGGAGTTGCCCCAAACAGCATTCTGGTGGGGTCACTGCGGAGACAGTGTGGTAGGGGCAACCAGTGGTGGGCTTGGTGTATGCGTTCAAGTCCCTAAAAAGTGATGTTTACTCTTTACAGATGTTTACtcttctgtaaatttttttttttgagtgggttttttttttgtttgtttttttgtatttttctgaagctagaaacggggagagacagtcagacagactcccgcatgcgcccgaccgggatccacccagcatgcccaccaggggcaacgctctgcccaccagggggcgatgctctgcccctccggggcttcgctttgcctcaaccagagccactctagcgcctggggcagaggccaaggagccatccccagcgcctgggccatctttgctccaatggagccttggctgcgcgggaggggaagagagagacagagaggaaggggggggggggtggagaagcaaatgggcgcttctcccgtgtgccctggccgggaatcgaacccgggtcccccgcacgccaggccgacgctctactgctgagccaaccggccagggcctactcttcTGTAAATTTAAAGTCAACACTTGCAGGGTTGAAAATTTAATAAGGTCTCACATGCCACACCCAGCGAGAGGCTGCTCACAGCCAGCTCTGTCTGCCTgcagccagggcctgtgcagcAGAATTGGGAGTCATTGTCCAGCCGGGAGGAACCCGGAGAAGTGGAGATAGCTTATGCCCTGCACTCACCCACTCACTGTTCACTGTTTAtaattgtctctctctctctctctctctctctctctctcacacacacacacccaataaCCACTCAAATGAGTCATTCTTCACAGATGTCTATGGATTTTTTTTCGTTCCCCTCTACTGTTACCTTGTGGGACCCAAGGTCCTGTGATTCCTCAGCTGAGGTTTTAAACTCTGTGGGCCCTCCTCGCGTCTCAGCTCAGCAGGCTCCTACCCCCTTTTCCCAAGCTGCAGACACGTGCCCGAGCAAGTTCAGTATGCCGATCACTTAAATATGTGTCTTGCCACCTGTCCCATGAGGCAGGTGTTCATTTGCGTTGGTTTCCAGGGAAGGAGATTGGAGTCGAAAGTTGTTGTTTGGTGACCTGCTCCAGTCCAGCCTCCCAGTGAGGGCCTAGCCTTTTGCCCATCTCACTTCTCCTGCCACAGCTTGGCCACAACGTTTCCAGCCCCAGAAATGGTCATGGTTTGGGGCCTTACTTTCTCTCAGGGTGAAAAGTAGAGAAGCTAATCCCTCTCTAAGGGCTTAGCGTATAGCCTGATGCCCTGTCGGACATGgtgcctttcctccttccttgctTCAGGAGGTCTGAAGAGCCTCTGCTAAAACGGGTGGGGTCTTGTTGACCACCCCCCTTGTCCTTGCCTTCATCTGCAGCATGAGAGTGGTAACCATGCCTCTGTTGTGGGATTatgatgaggattaaatgaggtaaccCTTGTATTGCCTCAACCTCAAAGTGCTATTCATACTACCTGGGTTTCACACTGCTCGGCTTAGCTGAGGTCAGAAATGAGTCAGTCTCTGGTCTGCTCAGTGACAGCTGCTCAGCTCTAAGTAAACCATCCATTTGGGAACCATGGtccaaaaaaaagtaggaaaggcAAGGGTTGGTTTTCGAAAAACAAAGGTGCCATAGACTCAGGAAGGAGATTATTCAGGACTTACATGCCCTTGTGTGATCTGGGCTGAATAAGTGGTGGGATGTCTGCTAGGCCTACCTTTTCGTGTTGATCTTACATCCTGTGACATTTTACACTTCCGTATCAGATCTGTAGCTTTTGTAGATTCTACACATGCAGGGCACATCTGCAAATaaggacagttttactttttcctttctgttctagatgtcttttatttctttttcttgccttattgctctgactagaacctcCAGTACCATGTTGAATGGTAGTGGTGAGAGCAGGCATCCTCACCTTGTTTCTACTCTTAGGGGTAAGCCTTTAGTTTCTTTCCGTTAGGTATGATGTCAGCTGTAGGTTTTCATAGATGCCCTTTATCGGATTGAGAAAGTATCCTTCTAGTGCCAGTTTGTCAAGAGTTCTTATCATGAGTTGGAGTTGGGTTTTTGTCATATTtgtcacagtctttttttttttttttttttttttttttacagaggcagagatagacagggacagacagacaggaacggagagaaatgagaagcatcaatcatcagtttctcattgagcgttgcgacttcttagttgttcattgattgctttctcacatgtgccttgaccgtgggccttcagcagaccgagtaaccccctgctagagccagcgaccttgggtccaagctggtgagctctttgctcaagccagatgagcccgcgctcaagctggcgacctc
Proteins encoded in this region:
- the TCOF1 gene encoding treacle protein isoform X4, whose product is MAEARKRRELLPLIYQHLLQAGYVRAAREVKEQSCQKSFPTQPVTLLDIYTHWQQTSEVGRKRKAEEDAALQAKKARVSDPVSSSESSEEEESEAETAKAAPTPTSTNSLVAGAVLPSSIKEKAKAKTEKVNKTVNSTSHPVPGKAVAHLLSGKSPRKSANTILASETASSGSVPGLRTIAKPGVASAGQVESSSEDTSSSSDEMDVEAKLSAKPPQVKASPVPPKEVPGKRAAPAPGKAGNVTPQVRGGAPTPADRAKKPEEDLESSEEDTESEEEAPAGKPGQVKASEKIVQVRTSSAPAPAKQSPRKAAVPAPPGKAGPTVAQAQAGRPEEDSESSSEESDSDGEAPAAQTALQVQAKPSGKTPQVKAASTPAKPSPRKAAVPAPPGKAGPAAAQAQAGRPEEDSESSSEESDSDGEAPAAQTALQVQVKPTGKTPQIKAASAPAKPSPRKAAVPAPPGKAGPAAAQAQTGRPKEDPESSSEESDSDGETPAAQTALQVQVKPTGKTPQVKAASAPAKQSPRKAAVPAPPGKAGPVAAQAQAGRPEEDSESSSEESDSDGEAPAAQTALQVQAKPSGKTPQVKAASAPAKQSPKKAAVPAPPGKAGPAAAQAQTGRPEEDPESSSEESDSDGETPAPVTSNLAQAKPLGKNSQARAASAVGPSGRGTVPAPPGKARSAATVAQTWKSSSEEESDSEGRPPATVALAQAQSSGKALQVRAASSSSKGLHQKAGPAATQVKVKKSKEASASIKEESNSEVEESAAMPSAQSKAAMKTPQTKASPRKGTPITPASAKAPPVQVGTPAPWKAGAAASPACTSSPAVARNAQRPEEASSSSEESESEEETAPATAGKQVKASVKTPQTKASPASSTRVSSAKGAASAPGKVVTAAALAKQGSLAKVKPPAVGKAVATAAQAPGPVEDDSESSEDETDIEGAASAQAKPSGKTTQVRAASTPTKGSPKKGPAALLPGKTGPTAAQARQRQEVSDSSSEESASAGEAPGTATPAQKESNSKTAKKKALAPAPPKKSAEGSSESSDEELPASQVIKTPLIFVDPNRSPAGQAATPRLAQAASARREARASENTARSSSSESEDEDVVPATQCLTSATRTNVVTVPTAHPRTAVGSSRVTDGKKQETPATQVTKRNLANLPLTQAALKVLAQKASEAQPPAARTPSSSGIGSALQTLPVASPQDTPVQARVTNKLRKPKVPAVQRATAPALGRPKAEASETSDGSDSSSSSSEGPAPSKNETLVEETTAESSEDEPSQSLLSGYVTPGLTPANSQAAKTTPKPDPKSSVFSAAATKDAPENKQEVQPQQAAGPVSPKTGSIEARSMPQKPGKGAADPQATALALQSVIAKRLLGEPWPLNEAQAQASVVKVLTEVLEQERRKAAEAAGQGGGKGRKRKLSGDQAAARAPKSKKKKQQPAARDGGEGAISSAKAPGTTKGKPKGDAASGDRKKKEKEAPGPQGAKDKREGEPETVTAKGGEPANPKSKKEKKSDKKKKDKEKKEKKKVKKASAKDPDLQLQKKKKKKKKAAQETD